GATAAGACGAGTTTATAATGTATAAATAcgtgcaaacctcactttaaaagttagttttatggaattgatatttttataaaacccTTAGTCAAGAaagatttgaatatttaaaaactcTCTTGGGTATAAAACATGTTGTGTGAATATCATACTTCAAATGCATATAGTACACTCACTTCacatttaatgaaaaacatgAAATGACATGTCGTCTTAAGATGTCATAAACATATGTATGGTCAAAAAACACATCGTTTGTAGATATCTCATCCTTACATGCATAATCTATTTTTACCTTTGGCTCAAACAATCCAAGTTGATTTAACTAAACTTTCAATCTAAGTCAATTTCActcaacctttgtgattggaatgaaaatgaagtaaaaagctaaaatttcaaatttcttatatttgagtgtatttaaaatttttcttttttatttatttgaaacaccttccaaaatttcttaaatttgaatttattttttctaattttttttatccaaacaaatcattttagtgtaaaaaaaatttaaattcttcaaataaatgaattatccttttaaattatatcatcCAAACACAATATAAGAGTATAGTGAGTATACGTGCCGGATTGGCCCATTTAAGATTGATCCATGAAGCTcgtattttaagattttttgcataatttataatttcacttctataatttttaaaataatcattttagttACCAAGAAATTTTCTGAAacaagctttttgaaatttccaGAACATAATTTATGGAATAAGATTTATATAATggaattttcaaataatttttttataaagaatattcaaataaaatttttatgaagaattttcaaaacaaattttctaaacTGCACTTTAGAACACGTTTTCTAGAAACACGAGTGTTTTTTCTTAAAGAGtcccttctctttttcttcctctgcagTGGAGAATAGAGGGGCAACTATACCTCTTAGTAGCGGGTTCGGTAAGTAATAATAGTGGTGCACAAAGAAAAAGGCCCTAAATGGGTTAAAGGAGGTCTGACCCTGAAAGtaaatgaactttttttttcctccacctccccactattttcatttatgggttaaatatgtgtttagtccctgaagttttactgatttttggttttagtccctacatCAAACATTGATGACATTTCATCCTTGtagtattaaaacatgtaaaaatagtccttaaaattggatGGCGTTAACTTTTGGTTAACGGCAGTGCCACGTCTTCTTCTCTGTCTGCAATATAAGTAACCAACACCTTTGAACCCCATGGACGTGCTGCCGGCGATACAGGTCGCCACCGACGTTGCCGCCTCAGCCACCACTCGAACAACCACCACGCCGTTGTCCACAGTGTTACCAGTACTTCCGCCAAAAAGCCACCGCCCTTTACGACAGACCACCACCACTTTGCCCCTTCTCCTTCGCGTGAGAGGAAGACGTTGCAGCGCGAGAGAAAAATAATAGGCCTTGGTTATTAAGTGGACTTTTCATCTATCCTTTCACTATAGATATATGGAAATTTTTGCAGAGGGTTGTCCCATTGTGATTTATCTATTTCTCTAGGTTCATGGTATCATTCAAGATAGGAACGGAAAAACTGTATCAACTTTGTTTGGAAAATGGGATGAAGGCATATATTACGTTAATGGAGACNACATTGGGAAATCAATCCAAGAAAGATGCGGTCAATGAGAAAGCAAgaacataaacaaaaattaattctttcaaagttgaagcataaaaaaccagaaaaacGACATTAGCAAAAATTCTTTCAAGTTCAAGAAAAGTTCCCATTTCTGAGATCTTTACACCCAAGAATAAACTCCAACATAAAAAATGCattcaacattaaaaaataaaactttaagcAATTGGGgtttagaaaaatcaaacaaaaaaagggaaaacaatTTGGGTATCAATGCAAACTTCACTGTTCGAAGAAAGGCAGAGAAACAGAGGAAAAAGAACAGTAAGTAGTATTAACTGAAAGAATATACAATAGAGGGGAAGCAATTAGAGTAACCTTGGGAGAGAAAATCAAAACAATGCGCAGGAGGGAGTATAGATCACCAGAGTGACCCCTGGTTTGAAGGTCTGTTTTGTTCTCCGACCCGAAAGAGAGGAGGAGAAGGGAACCCAATACTAGAGTGGGAACGCCCCCGGCGGCAAACAATGGAGACGCCGACGTCTTGGCCGCTGACGGGTCTTGGCCGATGACGGCGACGTCTTGGCCAGCGACCGGCGGTGGTTGGTCTCGCCGGCGATAAGGAACACAGGATCGTTTTCTCTCGCGTCGCAGGAGGGgttcaaatgttaaaaaaggGCAACGTGGCAGATAGTGCAAAATGAACTTGAAAGAATACGTGGCAggccgttagccacatcacagAAAAATTGACGCCGtctatttttagggactaaaaatacatgtttccatactaagagggtgaaatgccatcaatgtttgatgcatggactaaaaccaaaaatcaataaaacttcagggactaaaagcatatttaacccttcatttatttcaaaaatattttacactccctactattttcttttattccaaaaataccctacagcCCCCACTATTCTGAACTatccttctctttctctctctgcattaatggagcatttacatctCAACTTCTGATTATtcccttaaataagtttgattcaatcttatttttgttgttcaatatattttttttcttcaaattacttaataaatgataaaattttgttctaaatttctagaaaaatgtttatatatatgtgtgtttttttttttacatttaatatctataatttttaatattatattatgttttaacttatagACATGTTCCACttaaataacttgaataaagtatttaatttattagataaataatataaaaatattattaaatacttaaaatataaaagaaaaattatttattaaagatttcaaatttatttaatttttttgtcattataaagttagtatataataataatatattattatttactattaatataaaattataaaatggaagtggtagaaccactaataataaaattttctctgaattttatattttgcaatatttcacaaattcaaatctgaaccatgtgaatactccattaatgtagagagagaaacaaaGATTGTTGAGGATAATGGAGAAATATGgcatatttttggaataaaaagaaCATAGTGAAGAGATACAGGAACACTTGGGATGGTgaagggagcaacacccttccATATTTGGTTCCTTATTAGTTCTCAATCACGTCAAacttcattgaaaaaaaaaacattgtttgaaaaacttatataattttttttctaaaaatatcatagtttaaaaaacttatataattattttcttttatattgttaaactaaaatatactaaaactaagacacaaacataaaattgtttaaaaaacaaaaatatgacaaTTTTAAATCGTTTGTCACAATAGTTAATactaacaaataatataagtCACAATATTACTATTTATATATAGTGTGTAAAACACATAATAGGTTAGTCcgtcaataaattatttaaaattcacaTATGGATGAGActaaaaattattgtatatttatattaatattttagaaacaaATTCATAATTTGTATATCCACGGCCTAAGACATACTatgagtaaaaaaataaagatttaatatttattttagttcttatttTCGTCATTTTTATTGAAAGTAGTCTTAAGTGTTTTCTGACTTCAAAGTGAtatagttttgtaaaatttgtttaatttggtcATTTTCACTAACAGTATATAAATCGCTAACCATATAAAGTCCacgtaataaaaacaaaattaaccgTCACACAATAGAGCTCAAAGTGATTGGTTTATATCATCAtcttgccacgtcatcaccatTTTTCCCAGAAAGTCTGATGATGGGTTGTGATTAATTCTgatttttgtaggtttttgtgATTTAATGAAAAACGATTTAGAAGTTTCGCTCCTCGCATATGGTTTCATGTCATCAATGGAGGTTAAATGAGTTCAATGGTGATGCAATTTGAGATTTTGCAGATTTTCATGAAGGAAGCACGATTTTGCGAATTGGGGGTTCATCACAAATTGGGTTTTTGCAATTTGTGTTGATGATGGTGCACGAGAAGATGATAAAGGTTGCAGGACCTACTGTGATGGAGGATCTCTGTTAATACGATTTGCACGAGTTATGGCTCTGGTTCAAAAAGGATTGTGATTGTTGTGCGAACCAGGATTGATGTTCAAAGGAGATTTGGGAAAGTTTCCTACAGGTTCAATGGTTTTGTGATTTTTGGAGTTTCACTTCACAGGTTCTTGCAAAGATGGAGTTCTCTAATTCGCAATGAAAAAGATCAAGATGGTAAGATGTTGATGGTGGTTCTCACAATAGTTACACGAGGAGGGAGATGCAAGTGTGGTAGTACATGGCAATTTAGGCTCGCGGTTTGGATCTAATTCGTTGTAGTGGAATGTTTCTTTTGCAAATTGGATTTCCTGGTTGATTCGTGGTGGCTTAGTGGCTTGCACGGTTGCTAACGAAGAAGCTCACAGTGGTCCGACGACATGGAGAAGATGGTAGCTTGAGTGTGATGCACGGTGGCATGATAGTGGaaagaaaattagggtttttgaaatgGAGAAAATGGTTATGATGTGACGAGATGGTGATGTAGGCCAACCACTGTAAACTCTATTATGTGACAACtcattctatttttcttatgtGGGTTCTATGTCGTGAGCGATTTAGAAGAAatgaacaaattttacaaaaaatgaaaCTATTTTGAACGTCAAAAAAAACTgaaggaccattttgaacaaaagtaACAAATATAAAGACAAAATAAGTATTAAGCTAAAAGTAAAACACCTAAAAAAAAGAGAGCGGATGTCTAGGTTATTATATGATtcaaaaagaagataaaagcaCGTTTTCCTTTTGCTGTTGGGTAAAACAATGAAAGAACGCAAACTGATATATACTAATGAAAAGTATTacgtaatttattttattgttaaaagagTAAAATTCCATAAAACATACTGTGAGCTTGAAATCAAGTCAGGAAATGCCCCGGGACATGGGTGAGTATTTTAAGTAAAGCTATCTACTTAAAAAAGAGAGTTTATTCAGCAAAACCTGGGTGATGGGTGTGCACCAGGAGAAGGTCTCTACAACTTTTCCATTAATTCATTCACACAGGAACCCCTAACTCGTTGATCTTCACTATCCGTTTGTTCAGTGCAGATCTCTGACGCTTCAAATTTGAAGCCATAGAAGCAACCTGTCACATTTTTTGAGGCAGACAGAAAACAATAAGAAATGAGCATTACTGAAATTTGGGGAAACACAGATATAGTTGGCTTGCCTCAGCTCGAAGTGCCAGAGCTTCACGACTTGGTATATACCGCAGCTTTTCTAGCAAATCTGAAGCATGACAAATGAAGGTAAATTCCAAGgccaaaatatattataacacaATCGCCAAAGATGGAACTCcagattattttctttttagtaaaaaaagaatgaaaaaaggTATAAAAATCGTTAATTTTGTGTGTAAGAGCATTTTATACACTCTTTACTAAATTCCTTTACACcatcaactaattaaaaatcacCTTAAATACGACTGCAgaagttattattaaaagagtcaataattttaattacacaGTTATTTATGATTCGATGACATCACCAAAAAAAACTTTACATTATCACtatattctaattaaattcaGCATTTTATCTCAAGTTacttgaaagaaagagagaaagatagCATACCAGCAGCACGGGTTTCAACCTTGTATGCTGATTTTGCCAGTTGTTGAAATTGGCTTCCAGCGCTcctatatatacatttattgaaattaatgaaCTTTTGGCATACTCAGCAGTAATAAAATGGCACATCCTTTCTTTAACTAATGATACATACTGTAGTTCGGTATGCCCgtatttcatttctttctcaGCGAGAGCTGTCCTTTGAAGCAATTTTACACTCTCCTTCTTCAGTAAATCCACTGAGAGGTTCAAGTCCTTTACACTCTTCTCAGTTCTAGCATAACGTGCCTTCATATAAATTCACGTGAAAAGGTGAAAGAAATAACAGAATATGCACTGGAGATAAATACAACTTTTAATGCAGAACTGATAGGAAGTCAAGACACAAACTAAGGCAAGTGCACGTGATGCATCAGAATTTGAAAAGAGTAGTACGTAAGAACATAGATAAGTGATGCATCTTGATTGTTCAACCAAGTAATACCTCCTCACTCTGCAAACGACCAAATGTGTGACGAAATAGAAACCTTCTTGGTGCTGCAAAACCAAAAAACAATTCAGTTTGATTGAAACTAATACAAACTCAATCGATACGTGAGATACAGAAAACAGCATGGAAAAAACTAGTTCCGATCATAAGCAATACAGTAGTCATAATAATCACATTTCCCACAAAGATTCACAACAAAAAGACATACATGTATACCACACTATATTGGTCAGCTAAACAAATCAATAAGTGCCACTAGGCTatatcaaaacacaattttatttttaaatggtttCTTCAACAGTTTTCTCAGGTCGAACAATAAACCCTTACTGTGTCTTACATCAGTTCCCCTTTGAATTTTTAGTTCATCCTTGAAATCTTCCACTCAGTATTCAaagtttttcaactttttaatatttgaaaacattgaaattatTGTGCCTTAACCTCCAAAATTTGAACAATTAAGATCCCTACCACGACCATCATTAGTTGATTGATATCTGACTTAATC
This genomic stretch from Vigna radiata var. radiata cultivar VC1973A chromosome 7, Vradiata_ver6, whole genome shotgun sequence harbors:
- the LOC106767324 gene encoding uncharacterized protein LOC106767324 — protein: MAKADSSSSDGDTSPESASSLATIAENLQRSAIQSARTVQHSSTTQFHAFQNSLPKAASQYRKYEDAFFNKVKDGLMIAKENSALTAGVSIFTALLVMRAPRRFLFRHTFGRLQSEEARYARTEKSVKDLNLSVDLLKKESVKLLQRTALAEKEMKYGHTELQSAGSQFQQLAKSAYKVETRAADLLEKLRYIPSREALALRAEVASMASNLKRQRSALNKRIVKINELGVPV